One genomic window of Nicotiana sylvestris chromosome 10, ASM39365v2, whole genome shotgun sequence includes the following:
- the LOC104224134 gene encoding uncharacterized protein, translated as MDPLASHPTAFPDFQQNYLDSNRSSSCSSLNNTRDGPLPPVPGAKLRLMCSYGGHIIPRPHDKSLFYIGGDTRIVVVDRLSSLSDIHTRLSHTLLNGNKFTLKYQLPNEDLDSIVSVTTEEDLQHMIEAYDRAMLVSPNLRPSRLRLFLFLEKIETAASMSSLLADAKSETWFVDAFNNAGFISRGLSDSAVVDNLLELDNFPESDSFADLEARNHESLAKNAIQEVHSTMPDSPMVDTTSSFESTVSSQSRGNLLPVAVKVEDSHMNATFKDQILGLYERFSHINIASNEQKLDDGFNHLAATATAAAAPALPTVIGGAETMLSAGFVKSTAANDDEKTDQGAPTRLRKLLLRSLSNQRKNGDGYTLPSPDSQCAGYNLPSPDSVASDSNIASATSLAKHTIYQEATPATGVENSLHIAVTDSRKYSNDTNSQSQMQQVQDSVVIQASQHNLYQQPQFIPTGAHYIQHTATGPITIPSYCPMYALQSQHPIHQQMDQQYQMYLIPVPQMTMQSNIADATVTSFKPEMAANAYRIATTATPSFVQVPNSQFQQQYCCLSKFSPPSQPLAAVSNANANLSYEYSHPTHDQVYYA; from the exons ATGGATCCACTGGCATCTCATCCAACTGCCTTTCCAGATTTCCAACAAAACTATCTGGATTCTAACCGCTCCTCCTCATGCTCCAGCCTTAATAATACAAGGGACGGGCCTCTGCCACCCGTCCCTGGTGCCAAGCTACGCCTTATGTGCAGCTACGGGGGTCACATTATCCCCCGCCCGCACGACAAATCACTATTTTACATTGGAGGTGACACTCGCATTGTTGTGGTGGATCGCCTCTCCTCCCTCTCTGACATCCACACTCGCCTTTCACACACCCTCCTCAACGGCAACAAGTTCACTCTCAAGTATCAGCTTCCTAATGAAGACCTTGATTCAATTGTATCAGTCACCACAGAAGAAGACTTGCAACATATGATTGAAGCATATGATCGCGCAATGTTGGTTTCACCTAATTTGAGACCTTCCCGTCTTCGCTTGTTCCTGTTTCTTGAAAAGATAGAAACTGCAGCCTCTATGAGTTCTCTTCTTGCTGATGCCAAATCCGAAACTTGGTTCGTTGATGCTTTTAACAATGCTGGCTTTATTTCCAGAGGTCTCTCTGATTCAGCTGTAGTAGATAATTTGCTGGAACTAGACAATTTTCCAGAGAGTGATTCTTTTGCAGACCTGGAGGCTCGGAATCATGAGTCATTGGCCAAGAATGCTATTCAGGAAGTGCATTCTACAATGCCTGATTCACCTATGGTTGATACAACCTCATCATTTGAGTCCACTGTTTCATCTCAATCTAGGGGAAATCTGCTTCCTGTTGCAGTTAAAGTTGAAGATAGTCATATGAACGCGACATTCAAGGATCAGATTCTTGGGTTATATGAGCGGTTCTCACATATTAATATCGCTTCAAATGAACAAAAACTGGATGATGGTTTTAATCATTTGGCTGCAACTGCAACCGCAGCTGCAGCCCCAGCTCTTCCTACTGTAATTGGTGGTGCAGAAACTATGTTATCAGCTGGTTTTGTGAAATCTACAGCTGCTAATGATGATGAGAAAACAGATCAGGGTGCGCCTACTAGGCTCCGGAAACTCCTATTGAGGTCACTATCAAATCAGAGAAAAAatggagatggttataccttgcCATCACCTGATTCACAATGTGCTGGTTACAATTTGCCATCACCTGATTCTGTAGCAAG TGATAGCAACATTGCCTCAGCAACTTCACTCGCAAAACACACGATTTACCAAGAAGCAACTCCAGCAACAGGTGTCGAAAACAGTCTTCATATTGCAGTAACTGATTCCAGGAAATATAGTAACGATACAAACTCTCAAAGTCAGATGCAACAAGTTCAAGATTCTGTAGTTATACAGGCTTCCCAACATAATTTGTACCAGCAACCACAGTTCATTCCAACCGGCGCCCATTACATCCAACATACTGCAACAGGTCCAATAACAATTCCATCTTACTGTCCAATGTATGCACTTCAATCCCAGCACCCAATACATCAGCAAATGGATCAGCAATATCAAATGTATTTGATTCCTGTCCCTCAAATGACAATGCAATCTAATATAGCTGATGCTACAGTTACATCCTTTAAACCTGAAATGGCTGCAAATGCATATAGAATAGCCACCACAGCTACTCCATCATTTGTTCAAGTTCCTAATAGTCAATTTCAGCAACAATATTGTTGTCTTTCCAAGTTTTCTCCTCCATCACAGCCACTGGCTGCTGTTTCCAATGCCAATGCTAATTTGAGCTATGAATATTCTCATCCTACGCATGATCAGGTGTACTACGCTTAA
- the LOC104224129 gene encoding uncharacterized protein isoform X1: protein MRSGILASSSAPVSGQGKMMEEHQLDYALVPLGLAIFLAYHAWLMFTIIRYPRRTVIGINSESRHNWVLSVMTDPIKNGVLAVQTIRNNIMASTLLATTAITLSSIISVFVSNKSSFTYSELLFGNKTPMMSSIKFFTILLCFLVAFLCNVQSIRYYAHVSFLATLPTFKDRSESIEYVAMNLNRGSMFWSLGLRAFYLSFPLFLWIFGPIPMFVGCCVMSIVLYFLDTTTSFTRDLHCQSIREERKATDLEYVNHQL, encoded by the exons ATGCGTTCCGGAATTCTAGCTTCGAGCTCCGCCCCGGTTTCCGGACAA GGGAAGATGATGGAGGAACATCAACTTGATTACGCACTTGTGCCTCTAGGTCTGGCCATTTTTCTAGCATATCATGCCTGGCTTATGTTCACTATAATTCGGTATCCAAGAAGAACAGTTATCGGAATCAATTCTGAGTCTCGCCATAACTGGGTCCTCTCCGTTATGACT GATCCAATAAAGAACGGAGTTCTGGCAGTTCAAACTATACGCAACAACATTATGGCGTCTACCCTTTTGGCGACAACCGCAATTACTCTCAGCTCAATCATTAGCGTATTTGTGAGCAACAAATCAAGCTTTACATACTCGGAGCTACTGTTTGGGAATAAAACTCCTATGATGTCTTCTATAAAGTTTTTTACCATCTTGCTTTGCTTTCTTGTTGCATTTCTCTGCAATGTTCAATCCATCAGGTACTATGCCCATGTTAGCTTCTTAGCTACTTTGCCTACATTCAAAGACAGATCTGAATCTATAGAGTATGTCGCGATGAATTTGAACCGAGGGAGCATGTTTTGGTCACTGGGACTACGGGCATTTTATTTGTCATTTCCTCTCTTCCTTTGGATATTTGGACCGATACCAATGTTTGTAGGTTGCTGTGTAATGTCAATCGTTCTATACTTCTTGGATACGACGACAAGTTTTACCAGGGATCTCCACTGTCAATCTATAAGAGAGGAAAGGAAGGCAACTGATTTGGAATATGTAAATCATCAACTCtag
- the LOC104224129 gene encoding uncharacterized protein isoform X2: MMEEHQLDYALVPLGLAIFLAYHAWLMFTIIRYPRRTVIGINSESRHNWVLSVMTDPIKNGVLAVQTIRNNIMASTLLATTAITLSSIISVFVSNKSSFTYSELLFGNKTPMMSSIKFFTILLCFLVAFLCNVQSIRYYAHVSFLATLPTFKDRSESIEYVAMNLNRGSMFWSLGLRAFYLSFPLFLWIFGPIPMFVGCCVMSIVLYFLDTTTSFTRDLHCQSIREERKATDLEYVNHQL; the protein is encoded by the exons ATGATGGAGGAACATCAACTTGATTACGCACTTGTGCCTCTAGGTCTGGCCATTTTTCTAGCATATCATGCCTGGCTTATGTTCACTATAATTCGGTATCCAAGAAGAACAGTTATCGGAATCAATTCTGAGTCTCGCCATAACTGGGTCCTCTCCGTTATGACT GATCCAATAAAGAACGGAGTTCTGGCAGTTCAAACTATACGCAACAACATTATGGCGTCTACCCTTTTGGCGACAACCGCAATTACTCTCAGCTCAATCATTAGCGTATTTGTGAGCAACAAATCAAGCTTTACATACTCGGAGCTACTGTTTGGGAATAAAACTCCTATGATGTCTTCTATAAAGTTTTTTACCATCTTGCTTTGCTTTCTTGTTGCATTTCTCTGCAATGTTCAATCCATCAGGTACTATGCCCATGTTAGCTTCTTAGCTACTTTGCCTACATTCAAAGACAGATCTGAATCTATAGAGTATGTCGCGATGAATTTGAACCGAGGGAGCATGTTTTGGTCACTGGGACTACGGGCATTTTATTTGTCATTTCCTCTCTTCCTTTGGATATTTGGACCGATACCAATGTTTGTAGGTTGCTGTGTAATGTCAATCGTTCTATACTTCTTGGATACGACGACAAGTTTTACCAGGGATCTCCACTGTCAATCTATAAGAGAGGAAAGGAAGGCAACTGATTTGGAATATGTAAATCATCAACTCtag